A window of Peromyscus eremicus chromosome 7, PerEre_H2_v1, whole genome shotgun sequence contains these coding sequences:
- the LOC131915688 gene encoding neutrophilic granule protein-like: MARLWKASVLVVALALVACEAQGPPTYEDIVEQAVEAFNNGCPGKPLFRLIDVTMPSDQNPTSNFPLKFSISETDCISVPERQPQNCNFLENGEDRNCRGQFIRRRLSTSLTLSCDRDCSREVSSLLPRISSRFLTAEVQS, translated from the exons ATGGCAAGGCTGTGGAAGGCATCTGTATTGGTGGTGGCCTTGGCTCTGGTAGCCTGTGAAGCCCAGGGTCCACCAACATATGAGGATATTGTTGAGCAGGCCGTAGAGGCATTTAACAATGGGTGTCCAGGGAAGCCCCTCTTCCGCCTGATAGATGTCACCATGCCATCTGACCAG AATCCCACTAGCAATTTTCCACTCAAGTTCAGTATTAGCGAGACAGACTGCATCTCCGTCCCGGAAAGACAGCCTCAAAACTGCAACTTCCTGGAAAATGGG GAGGATCGAAACTGCAGAGGTCAATTCATCAGAAGGCGGCTCTCAACCTCCTTGACCTTGAGCTGTGACAGAGATTGCAGTAGAGAGGTGAGCAGCTTGCTGCCCCGCATCTCCTCCAGGTTTCTCACTGCAGAGGTCCAATCCTGA